One segment of Rosa chinensis cultivar Old Blush chromosome 6, RchiOBHm-V2, whole genome shotgun sequence DNA contains the following:
- the LOC112173326 gene encoding 60S ribosomal protein L39-1, protein MPSHKSLIIKKKLGKKMRQNRPIPHWIRLRTDNKIRYNAKRRHWRRTKLGF, encoded by the exons atg CCTTCACACAAGTCCTTAATCATCAAGAAGAAGCTTGGCAAGAAGATGAGGCAGAACAGGCCCATCCCTCACTGGATCCGTCTCAGGACTGACAACAAAATCAG GTACAATGCTAAGCGCAGGCACTGGCGCCGCACCAAGCTCGGGTTCTGA
- the LOC112174214 gene encoding uncharacterized protein LOC112174214, with protein MSSIPKQPLFCLKWPWDMNQTPQTNTPSVCSFEGPWIFKSMQSLGSVAFNFVQSVSKSRSSLVNHFKPLQFDARTNQSKSLSPEEQAEAEHRAFASALASNKEATMLEFYSPKCRLCSSLLNSVVEVERRNSDWLNIVMADAENDKWLPELLHYDIRYVPCFVLLDKKGRALAKTGIPNSRLHVLAGLSHLLKMKCPSKRTT; from the exons ATGAGCTCTATACCCAAACAGCCTTTGTTCTGCCTAAAATGGCCATGGGACATGAACCAGACTCCTCAGACTAATACTCCTAGTGTTTGCTCCTTTGAGGGCCCTTGGATATTCAAATCTATGCAAAGTCTTGGGTCTGTTGCGTTCAATTTTGTCCAGTCAGTTTCCAAGTCACGGTCTTCGTTAGTCAATCATTTTAAGCCCTTGCAGTTTGATGCAAGAACCAACCAAAGTAAGAGTCTGAGTCCTGAAGAGCAGGCGGAGGCAGAGCATAGAGCATTCGCCTCCGCATTGGCAAGCAATAAAGAGGCTACAATGCTTGAGTTTTACTCGCCCAAATGCAGGCTGTGCAGTTCTTTACTTAATTCTGTGGTGGAGGTTGAGCGTAGGAACTCAGACTGGCTTAACATTGTTATGGCAGATGCAGAGAATGACAAATGGCTACCCGAG CTCCTTCATTACGACATTAGATATGTACCTTGCTTTGTATTACTGGACAAGAAGGGGAGGGCACTGGCAAAGACTGGTATTCCAAATAGTCGACTACATGTATTAGCAGGTCTCTCtcatcttctgaagatgaagtgTCCTAGCAAAAGAACAACCTAA
- the LOC112173781 gene encoding aspartate aminotransferase, chloroplastic isoform X2 produces MVAAVNTSRFDGVTMAPPDPILGVSEAFKASTNEKKLNLGVGAYRTEELQPYVLTVVKKAENLMLQRGENKEYLPIEGLAAFNQATAELLFGADNPVIKEQRVATVQGLSGTGSLRLAAAFIERYFPGAKALISSPTWGNHKNIFNDAGVPWSEYRYYDPKTVGLDFEGMIADIKAAPEGSFVLLHGCAHNPTGIDPTPDQWEKIADVIQEKNHIPFFDVAYQGFASGSLDADAASVRLFAARGMELLVAQSYSKNLGLYAERIGAINVVLTSSDTAVRVKSQLKRLARPMYSNPPIHGAKIVANIVGDPTLFSEWKAEMEMMAGRIKNVRQKLFDSLCAKDKSGKDWSFILKQIGMFSFTGLNKTQTENMTNKWHVFMTKDGRISLAGLNLAKCEYLSDAIIDSYHNVS; encoded by the exons ATGGTTGCTGCTGTGAATACTTCTCGATTTGACGGTGTGACCATGGCCCCACCTGATCCTATTCTTGGAGTTTCTGAAGCATTCAAAGCTAGCACAAATGAGAAGAAGCTCAACCTTGGAGTTGGGGCATACCGCACAGAAGAACTCCAGCCATATGTGCTTACTGTTGTTAAGAAG GCAGAGAATCTTATGCTTCAAAGGGGGGAAAACAAAGAG TACCTCCCGATTGAAGGTTTGGCAGCATTCAACCAAGCAACTGCAGAGTTATTATTTGGAGCAGACAACCCAGTAATAAAGGAGCAAAGG GTCGCAACTGTTCAAGGTCTCTCAGGAACTGGTTCTCTTCGTCTTGCTGCAGCTTTTATAGAACGATATTTTCCTGGAGCCAAAGCTTTAATATCATCTCCGACCTGGG GTAATCACAAGAATATTTTTAATGACGCTGGAGTTCCCTGGTCTGAGTACCGATACTATGATCCAAAAACGGTTGGTTTGGACTTTGAGGGGATGATAGCGGACATAAAG GCAGCACCTGAAGGATCCTTTGTGTTGCTTCATGGCTGTGCTCACAATCCTACTGGCATAGATCCAACCCCTGACCAGTGGGAAAAAATTGCTGATGTCATTCAAGAGAAAAACCATATCCCCTTTTTTGATGTTGCATACCAG GGATTTGCTAGTGGAAGCTTGGATGCTGATGCTGCATCTGTCAGATTGTTTGCCGCACGTGGTATGGAGCTCCTGGTTGCTCAGTCGTACAGTAAAAACCTTGGTCTCTATGCTGAAAGAATTGGAGCAATTAATGTTGTCTTGACCTCATCTGATACAGCAGTAAG GGTAAAGAGTCAACTGAAGAGGCTTGCTCGACCTATGTACTCAAACCCGCCTATTCACGGGGCTAAGATCGTGGCCAATATTGTTGGGGATCCGACACTTTTCAGTGAGTGGAAAGCAGAGATGGAAATGATGGCTGGAAGAATAAAGAATGTGAGACAAAAACTATTCGATAGCCTGTGCGCAAAAGATAAGAGTGGAAAGGATTGGTCATTTATACTCAAGCAGATTGGCATGTTTTCATTCACAGGCTTGAACAAAACTCAG ACTGAGAATATGACAAACAAGTGGCATGTATTCATGACAAAGGACGGAAGAATATCCCTGGCTGGATTGAATTTGGCGAAATGTGAATACCTTTCAGATGCCATCATTGATTCGTACCACAATGTGAGTTGA
- the LOC112173781 gene encoding aspartate aminotransferase, chloroplastic isoform X1, which produces MASTMLSLASVSPSSSISIHDTHKGKIKLGSLERSNLFLKTEPVGRVSMVAAVNTSRFDGVTMAPPDPILGVSEAFKASTNEKKLNLGVGAYRTEELQPYVLTVVKKAENLMLQRGENKEYLPIEGLAAFNQATAELLFGADNPVIKEQRVATVQGLSGTGSLRLAAAFIERYFPGAKALISSPTWGNHKNIFNDAGVPWSEYRYYDPKTVGLDFEGMIADIKAAPEGSFVLLHGCAHNPTGIDPTPDQWEKIADVIQEKNHIPFFDVAYQGFASGSLDADAASVRLFAARGMELLVAQSYSKNLGLYAERIGAINVVLTSSDTAVRVKSQLKRLARPMYSNPPIHGAKIVANIVGDPTLFSEWKAEMEMMAGRIKNVRQKLFDSLCAKDKSGKDWSFILKQIGMFSFTGLNKTQTENMTNKWHVFMTKDGRISLAGLNLAKCEYLSDAIIDSYHNVS; this is translated from the exons ATGGCTTCAACCATGCTGTCCCTGGCTTCTGTCTCTCCGTCATCTTCCATATCTATCCATGACACTCACAAG GGGAAGATCAAGCTTGGCAGTTTGGAGAGAAGCAATCTATTTCTAAAGACCGAG CCTGTTGGTCGGGTATCTATGGTTGCTGCTGTGAATACTTCTCGATTTGACGGTGTGACCATGGCCCCACCTGATCCTATTCTTGGAGTTTCTGAAGCATTCAAAGCTAGCACAAATGAGAAGAAGCTCAACCTTGGAGTTGGGGCATACCGCACAGAAGAACTCCAGCCATATGTGCTTACTGTTGTTAAGAAG GCAGAGAATCTTATGCTTCAAAGGGGGGAAAACAAAGAG TACCTCCCGATTGAAGGTTTGGCAGCATTCAACCAAGCAACTGCAGAGTTATTATTTGGAGCAGACAACCCAGTAATAAAGGAGCAAAGG GTCGCAACTGTTCAAGGTCTCTCAGGAACTGGTTCTCTTCGTCTTGCTGCAGCTTTTATAGAACGATATTTTCCTGGAGCCAAAGCTTTAATATCATCTCCGACCTGGG GTAATCACAAGAATATTTTTAATGACGCTGGAGTTCCCTGGTCTGAGTACCGATACTATGATCCAAAAACGGTTGGTTTGGACTTTGAGGGGATGATAGCGGACATAAAG GCAGCACCTGAAGGATCCTTTGTGTTGCTTCATGGCTGTGCTCACAATCCTACTGGCATAGATCCAACCCCTGACCAGTGGGAAAAAATTGCTGATGTCATTCAAGAGAAAAACCATATCCCCTTTTTTGATGTTGCATACCAG GGATTTGCTAGTGGAAGCTTGGATGCTGATGCTGCATCTGTCAGATTGTTTGCCGCACGTGGTATGGAGCTCCTGGTTGCTCAGTCGTACAGTAAAAACCTTGGTCTCTATGCTGAAAGAATTGGAGCAATTAATGTTGTCTTGACCTCATCTGATACAGCAGTAAG GGTAAAGAGTCAACTGAAGAGGCTTGCTCGACCTATGTACTCAAACCCGCCTATTCACGGGGCTAAGATCGTGGCCAATATTGTTGGGGATCCGACACTTTTCAGTGAGTGGAAAGCAGAGATGGAAATGATGGCTGGAAGAATAAAGAATGTGAGACAAAAACTATTCGATAGCCTGTGCGCAAAAGATAAGAGTGGAAAGGATTGGTCATTTATACTCAAGCAGATTGGCATGTTTTCATTCACAGGCTTGAACAAAACTCAG ACTGAGAATATGACAAACAAGTGGCATGTATTCATGACAAAGGACGGAAGAATATCCCTGGCTGGATTGAATTTGGCGAAATGTGAATACCTTTCAGATGCCATCATTGATTCGTACCACAATGTGAGTTGA